Below is a window of Candidatus Kinetoplastibacterium oncopeltii TCC290E DNA.
ACTTTCAAATTCATTTTTAAAATGATCATCAAACCTATACTTATCATAAGAAAGACGAAGATCACTCAATGCATGTATAAGAGTTTCAGCTACAAAAACGCCACCATATGGACCAAAATGTCCAGAACTATCAGGATAGTTATAACTCACGAAAAATATTCTCCGTTAACGTCAATAAACAAATACTAATAAAATATCTAGCAATAGCTGATTATAACCTAATATTTAATCAAAATGTTCACATATATTTCAATATTTACATATTGTACCGAACAATATTAATAATTTTAACCAATGTCTTGTAAAAAAACTCACGGGTAAATATTACTGATATTTCTAAATTTTTTATAGTACCAATGAGCTGCTAAACCATGTTCTGCAAAATTATGCATATTATAAGTTCTTATTTGAATCTCTATTAAATAATTATCCTTATCTATTACAACAGTATGTAATGATTGATAACCATTTGCTTTTGGTTTGGATATATAATCATCAAATTCTTCAGGTATGTGGTTCCATAACTTATGTATAATATCAAGAACTATATAACACGTTTTGATATCATCAACTACAATCCTAACTGCACTTAAATCGTATAACTTTGCGAAATCGATATTTTTTATACGCATCTTATTCCATATGCTGTATATATGTTTTAATCTACCATTAATTTCTGATTTAATCCCATATCTATTAAGAACATGTTTGATTTTACTCAAAGTATTCTCTATATATAGTTTGCGCTCTATTTTTTGTGAATCAAATAACAGAGCGATTTCCTCATATTGATCAGGATATAGCATCTTAAAAATCATATCTTCTATATCATAAATTATCTTATATCTTGGTTTTGAAACTAGATAACTGAAAGTCTGTAGCCTCCATAATAATCTAGACAGTATAGTTCTTAACTCTAATGTCATAGCTAACAACATGCTTTTTATAATTCCATTGTGGTTGATGAAATATTTAATGCTGCTAGATCTATATGTTGACACAATTTTGTTATTGCTAACACTAAAAAAACTTAAAAAACCTATATTGTTTTTTATATATTTTACTGGAATATCGTAAATAGCAGTATATGGTGAAACAGGAATATATAAATTCCTGTCAACATTAATAATTGATGAATCTTCTATAGTCATTGCTAGACCACCACTAAAATTTAAAACAATCGGTAGATAACTATCGGATATTTTATCGAAATCACTGTTTTTTTTACATAAAAATAGCTAGAAGCCATGACTAACAATTAACTGTCAATTGAAATAATTTTTGATATTGTTAGAGATAACATTAAATATCCAAAAATATTTACATATAGCGTAAAAACTTAGTATCTATTTGTGTATTACATCATAATATAATTTTCTAAATTAATGGCAAATTGAAAACCTTTCTTAGATAAGATAGATATTCTGGATCTTCACATATTATTTTCTCAGAAGAATCTGAAACTTTTGCTACTGGCTGATCATTACAACGAACCATTTTCATTACTATTTGCAAAGGATTATTGCCCATGTCATTAGTTAAATTAGTACCTATTCCAAAAGTAACCCTACATCTACCTGAGAAATAATGTAATAATCTTATAGCTAATGGAAACGTTAACGAATCCGAAAAAACCAAAGTTTTATTCCTACAGTCTACTCGATTTTTTGAATAATGATCTAGCAAACGATCTCCCCAAAGAAATGGATCACCTGAATCATGACGAACTCCGTCAAATAATTTACAAAAATAAGTATCGAAATCTCTTAAAAAAGCTTCCATTCCGTATACATCTGATAAAACAATTCCTAGGTCACCTCTATACTCTTTTGCCCATATATCAAAAGCAAAAACCTGCGAATCTCTAAGCCTAGGACCGAGAGCTTGACAAGCTTGTAAATATTCATGACCCATAGTTCCTAATGGAGAAACATCATAACGTTTTGCTAACATAACGTTACTTGTACCAATAAAATTTTTACCCATATACTGTTTCATTGTAGAAACAACTTCGTTATGCCATAATTTGGAAAATCTACGCCTGGTTCCATATTCAGCAATTCTAAAATTTATTAGATTATTATCTTTCGAAACTAAATCAATCTTTGACATTAAGCGTTTCCTACCCTCTTCTAGACTAATGTCTTTATTACGAAAGTAAACCTCATTTACTATAGCTAATATAAATATTTCAAATAGTATGGTATGTAACCAAGGACCATTTACAGTAATATTTATCTCTCCATTATTACTACCATTTGATATAGAAACGCATCTCTTTGGCAGGTAAAATAATCTTAAGAAATCTATAAAATCACTCTTTATAAATCTAAATTTCTCTAAATAATTTAGTTCATCATCAGTAAATCTTAAAGTACATAAATGACTTATTTCCTCTTGTATTTCTTCAATATGAGAAGACAAATTTACTCCAATACTGCGACATTTAAAACGATAAACAACCTCCGCAGAAGGGAAATGATGCAAAACAACTTGCATCATAGTAAATTTATACAGATCTGTATCAAGCAAAGAATCTATTATCATATGAAATAAACTTTTCCAGCAAAAAAAACAATGTAATTTCAAATTTATAAAAGTAATAAATAAAAATATAAAAACAAATAAGTTTTTAATGATACATTATTATCTTTTTTTATTGTATATTCTATCAAGGAAAGGTTATAGGATGACTCATGTTGTTACTGAAAACTGTATAAACTGCAAATATACAGACTGTGTTGATGTATGCCCAGTTGACTGTTTTCGAGAAGGAGAAAATTTTTTAGTAATAGATCCAGATGAATGTATTGATTGTGCGGTATGTGTTTCCGAATGTCCTGCTAATGCCATTTTGTACGAAGAAGACTTGCCAGAAGACCAAAAAATATTTATATCAATAAATAGTGAGTTATCAAAGAAATTTAATAGTATATCAAGATCTAAAGAACCATATTACGATGCCGACAAATGGAATGGAATATCAGATAAACTTAAACTTTTAAAAAAATAGGCGTAATCTATATGATAGTAAATTTATTAAATAATAATCATAGTTACTCCATTCAAAAAATAAAAAATATAAATGAATGGGTTCCTGGAAAACTATTTTCCATTACGTTGACTAAAGATAAAAATTTTTTCTTCAAAGCAGGACAATTCACACGCATTGGGTTTGAAATTGAAAATCATGATAACAAAGAAAAAAACATAATATGGAGAGCTTATTCAATGGTTAGTTCCCCTAATGAAGGGGACCTAGAATTTTATTATGTTATTGTGCCTAACGGACAATTTAGCAAGATCCTATCTAAATTAGATATTGATCAGACCGTATTTGTTAGAAAACAATCTTTTGGTTTTTTAACAGTAGACCAATTTCAAAAAAGCAACGATAACTTATGGTTAATAGCAACTGGCACAGGAATATCTGCTTATATTTCTATATTAAAAGACAATAAAACTTGGGATTATTTTAAAAAAATTATACTTGTACATAGCGTTAGAAAAACAGAAGAATTAACTTATCAAACAATAATAAATAAAATAAAAGAAAAACAATCTATTATTGGAAATATATTAAATTACGTACCAATAACAACAAAAGAAAATACACACAATATACTGCATGAACGTTTGCCTATAATTATAGAAAATGGAATTTTAGAAAAAAAAGCTGAAGAAATATTGGATTGCAAGTCCTCTAGTGTTATGCTTTGTGGAAATCCAGCAATGTTATTAGATGTTCGTAGAATATTGATCGAAAGAGGATTTGCAACTAAAAATTCTGATGATTCAAAAAATCTAGTTATGGAAAATTATTGGTAATGATTATTTTAATTTAAAATTATCAAAAGATCTTATGTAGGGAAACATGTCAACTAAGGAATTAATTAGTATAATAGATGATTCTTTACCACAAACTCAATGTAGAAAATGTGGTTATGCAGACTGTATGTCTTATGCAAATGCAATAGTTAATAAAAAAGCTAATATAAATTTATGTAATCCAGGTGGAAATACTGTTTCAAAAGAAATTTCTTATAAATTAAAATTAAAAAAAATCGATGAAAATCCTGATGAGAAATTTGAAAAACTAATGGTTGCTTATATAGAAGAAAGTGAATGTATAGGATGCACATTATGTATAAAATCATGTCCTGTAAGCGCTATAATTGGATCTAACAAACTAATGCATTCTATAGTACAAGACTGGTGTACTGGATGTGAATTGTGTTTATCAGTATGTCCAGTTGATTGTATCAAAATGAAATCTTCAGGCAGAACCTGGAACAAAGAAGATGCAAAAATAGCACGCGAACGCTATGAAGACACAAAGAAAAGGACATACGATAAATCAATTAATAAACATAGTTTAATGAGTGATAATTATAGAAACACTAAAGAAAATGATATTGATTTTCATGAATTAGATAAAAAGAAATTGTTGATTGAAAGAATATTAAATAAAGCAAGAAATATGAGAACTGAATAAAATTATAATTATTTTATGAATAATAATGATGCATGTGAAAAAATTTTTGATCGTTTAGAACGAATCAATCCTACACCCAAGACTGAACTTAAATATTACACAGATTTCCAACTATTAATAGCTGTGATTCTTTCTGCACAATCTAAGGATGAATCTGTTAATTATTCTACAAGAATATTATTTTCTGATTATGGGACTCCAGAGTTAATGCTAAGTCTTGGAATACTAAAAATGGAAAATCTCATAAGAAACGTAGGACTGTATCATATTAAAGCTCATAATATTTTAAAAACTTGCGATTTAATAATTAATAAATTTTGTAACAAAGTACCAAATACTAGAGAAGGATTAGAATCCTTACCAGGTGTCGGAAGAAAAACTGCTAATGTCGTTTTAAATGTTGCATTTAATCAACCAACCATAGCTGTTGATACACACGTTTTTAGAGTATCAAATAGAACTGGTATAGCAAAAGGCAAAAAACTTATTGATGTTGAAAATAAACTTATTAGAAACATACCTAACAGGTATTTACACAAAGCCCATCATATGCTAGTCCTATTCGGGAGATATATATGTGTAAAACGTAACCCTAAATGCAGTCATTGTCCAATAAATGATTTATGTGAATATTATAAAAATATTTAATTAATGTCCTGATGAAATATCAAACTAGAAACAAAACTAAATGAAAAGAATTACATCTGATATATTACCAATAGCTCTATTTTTCTCTACCTACATGTATACAAATGATATATACATATCTACAAAGGTAATTGTACTGTCATGCATATTTCAACTGGCTTATATAAAATTTTTCCAAATAAAAACGAATAAAATAAAGGTAATAAGCAATTTAATAATCATAATACTTGGCAGTACTACTATTTTTCTTGAGAATGACGTTTTTATAAAAGCTAAACCAACTATAGTTTACTGGATAATTGGGCTTATTATACTATTTTATAGATTAATTTTAAAAAGAGATATTATATACACTACTTTAAATAATAAAATTATACTTCCTAAAAAAATATGGAGCTATATAAATAAATCTTTTATATGTTTTTTTATCATAATGGGTTTTATAAACATATTTATAGCGTTTTCCGGTTTTTTTAGTGAAAAGGAATGGGTAGTATTCAAAATAATAGGATTCCCTGTATTATTTACGGTGCTTATTACAATACAATTCATATTTTTTAAAAAATATATAAATAATGACGATGAATAATATCAAATCAGATAAAATTATAGAACTAATAAAAGTTAGGTTATCTCACTTAGAGCCAACATATATTGATATAAGAGATGATTCTAGCCTACATGAAAACCATAATAATAATTCAGCTGGACATTACACTATAAAAATAATGTCAGATAAATTTATAAATTTATCTACTATAGAACAACATAAGCTTGTGTATAAATGCTTAAAAGATTTAATACCATTTCCTATTCATGCTCTTGCTATAAATACTAAACCATAAAATATAAAAGGATCCTAATGAAAAAGTTAATAATAATGTTATTTATGTTGTCAATAACTTCCGCATTCTCTAAAAATATAGCAACAGTTGATGGAGTACCAATTACTCAAAATAGCGTAGATCAATTTATAGAATTATTGGTTGCTCAAGGAGCCCAAGAATCTGATCAACTTAGAGAACAAGTAAAACAGGAATTGATAAACAGACAAATATTAATAAAAGAAGCAGAAAAATCAGATATTCCTAAAAGGAAAGATGTGCAAGCTGAGATAGATTTAGCTAAAAATAGCATTATAGTTAGAACTTTTTTAAATGAATATATAAATAAACATCCCATATCGGAATCTAGCGTAAAAAATGAATATGATAGATTAAAAAAAGAACAATCTATAAAAAGAGAATTTAAGTTGAGTCACATACTAGTGGATACAGAAAACAGAGCTAATGAATTACTTGGCATTATTAAATTAGATGTTAATAAATTCAAAAATATAGCAAAAGAAAACTCTAAAGATACTGCTAGTGCTATAAATGGTGGAGACCTAGGATGGGGATCATTAGAAAACTATGTGAAGTCTTTCTCTGATTCAATTAAAGATCTCAGTATTGGAGAGATTGTTCAAAAACCAGTTAAAACTCAATTTGGATGGCACATAATACAACTTAATGATATAAGGACAGTAGAATTCCCTGATCTGGATCAGGTTAAGCCACAAATCGAAGAGATCTTAAAACAAAAACTTATATCAGAATATCAGAAAGAGTTAAGAAATAAATCAAAGGTCAATACATAAAAAATTAAAAACTATAGATCAATTAGCTTGATGAATGCTTCTTGATCTATTACTTGTATTCCATTATTTTCTGCAAATTCTAATTTCTTTCCGAAACTTTCACCTGCTATTAAATAATTAATTTTTTTAGATATATGATTTGTTACTTTTCCACCGTTGCTTTCTATGTATTTTATCATTTCTTCTCTTGATATATTTGGTAATTTACCTGTTATTGCAAACAATTTCCCTTCTAGTTTGCAATTAGATTTTGTCTGTTTTTCAGGTAGTGGATATACATCTATAGATTTTAATGAGCTAATCACGTCAAGATTATGTTTTTCAGAAAAGAATAGTCTTATAGAGTAAGCAGTCTTATATCCTATATCTTTAACTGATAAAAAATCCTCAAAACTAGCAAATATAATATTCTCGATTGTACGAAATCTTTTAGATATATCAACAGCAGTTGCCTCTCCTACATGCTTTATACCCATTGCAAATAAAAAGCTACTTAAACTTGGTTTACGTGCACTATCAATAGATTTTAATAAATTAGTAGCAGATTTTTCTGCTACTAATTCTACATTCATTAAATCAGAAAAAGTCAATCTAAAAACATCGACCAAAGATCTTATACACCCTATATCAACCAACTTATCAACTAATTTTTTTCCAAAACCAATAATATTAAAAGCCTTACGGCTTAGAGCATGATGCAAGCCTTGTTTTAACTGCGCAGGACAACACAAACCACCTGTACAGCGATATGTTACTTCATTTTCGATTCTTTTAATCGCAGAATCACAAACAGGACAACGATCTAACATATGAAATTGTATAGTATCTTTAGGCCTCAATTCTGCAACAGTAGAAACGACTTCTGGAATTACATCGCCAGCTCTTCTAATTATAACAAAATCTCCTATACGTATATCCTTACGTCTTATTTCATTTTCGTTATGCAACGTTGCATTAGAAACAGTAACTCCACCTACAAAAATAGGATTAAGACGAGCGACAGGAGTTATAGCGCCGGTTCTACCAACCTGAATATCTATAGCTACAAGCTGAGTTACCGCCTCTTCTGCTAAAAATTTGTGAGCTAGGGCAAATCTGGGTGCTCTTGAAGAATATCCAAGAATATTTTGCTTATTCAAAGAATTCACTTTATAAACTACGCCATCTATACCATAAGGTAAAAAATTACGATTCTTAACTATTGATTTATAGTAATCTAATATGCCATCAATTCCTGATACAACCTTATGATATCTTTTATTTACCGGCAATCCTAATGAAACAAACCAATCAAGTACTGATTCATGAGTTTTATGATTTAATTTTATTATTTTATTAGGATGATTGTTATCAGTAATATTTCCCCAGCCATAAGCAAAAAATCTTAATTTGCGCATAGCACTTATCTTTGAGTCAAGATTTCTCAAACTTCCAGCAGCAGCATTACGAGGATTTACAAAAACCCTTTCTCCATTTTTTATATTATTATTATTAAGATTTTCGAAATCCTTTTTATACATTAGGACTTCTCCCCTTATATCCAAAACTTTAGGTACATCTCCAACCAGTCTTAATGGGATAGATTTTATAGCACGTATATTGGAAGTAACATCCTCTCCAATATAACCATCACCTCTTGTAGATCCATAAGCTAAAACACCATCTTCATATCTAATATTCACAGCAAGGCCATCTAATTTTAGATCACAAAAATACTCAATATCATTTTTAATCTCAATTTTCTTTCTCAATAAAGAAATGACTCTTTTATTGAACAAATCAACATCTTCTGATGTAAATGCGTTGGAAAGTGATAACATAGGAACAGAATGTTCAATTTTATCAAACGATGCAAGAGGGCTAGAGCCCACCCTCTGAGTAGGGGAATATTTTGTTATCAAATCTGGATAAGTAGATTCAAGATTTAATAGCTCGCACATTAAGTTATCATACTCTAAATCACTAATTATAGGACTGTCGTAGCAATAATAGTGTACGTTATGTTCTTCTATAGTCCTGCGTAAACTTTCTATTTTATATTTTAATAACTCAATATCCTGAAACATTATTTGAAAACTCTTTTAGACCTATAACTTCCTGATTTAAAACCACAATCATCTAATCTTTTAAATATTCTTTTTAACTGATTACTGATAAGTTCTTTTGAATCGTGATTCAAAATGAAACCATTAATATCAATTAATTTAGCATTTAGCTTTATTGCAATTTTATTTGATAAATCAAAAAAAATATCTAGAATATTCTCATCTTGTATAGAACATGGAACATCCATTACAATACTTAATCTACAACAATCATTATTTTTACCATTAGAATATAATGCATCATCTGATAAATATATTCGAATTCGATCAGACTTTAATATGTATTTATCATTGGATTTGTAGAAGTCAAAATTGCAGATAATTTCTGTCAATTCTTCTTTTGAAAAAAAACTATCAGTTAATATTCCAAATTTTATTTGTGCGTCTAAAGATGCACATAGAATATCTAAATTTTTTGCTTTATCTATCACTATTTGTTTATCAGGAACTATTATCATAGCATTAAAATCATTAGCTAATTTCCTAGAAATACTTACTATTTTATGCCACTGCTCAGAATCTATAGGACCACTACGATTAGCTAACGTAACAAAAACACTAGCGGATACATAATTATTATTATCATGTAAAACCTCACTTCTTTTCCCGACGCTATCTTCAAAAATAATTCTTATGAAATTACTACCTATATTTTTAAAATCTTCTAAATGATAAGATAATTCCGTACCTTGAACACTTGGTTTGAAATTTACTAGAATCATTACTTCTATGAAAGGGTCAAGATCGTGAAAATCATGATCACCACTAATATTTAAAGTATTAAATTTGCAATTTTTTGATGACAAAGAAGAAGTTTTATCAGCATACAATCTGGATTTAATATAAAAAATAATAGATTTTATTTTACCTATTATATTGATAATATATTTTAAAAAATTATTTCTCATCTTTGTATTTTATAGTATTGATTTAATAAAACAATATATTTTCATTGCTCACAAATCAAATATATCACTAAAAAAGTAAGGAAGATATAATGTATTGTAGCAATAATTAATCTTGTAATATGAATTTTTCAATAATACTAAACAATAGTGTTTAAAAAAAATACCCATTAATCGATATAATATGCTGAATTATATATATGCATTTTCACATAAATGAAGTATCTTTTAACAAATAAACTAGCTAAAAGCTATTATAGCTTTGCATTTCTACAAACTTATATATCAATTATAAAATTGATATAATTATTTAATGAATAATTCTAAAGTAATGGCTAAAGGAGTCCATTTTTGAAAAATCAATTTTACATTATAATGGCAGCACAAGCATTATCATCACTTGCAGATAATGCTCTGTTTATTGCTGCCATATCAATGATTTTAGAAAATTCTGGACCTGAGTGGGCAATTCCATTTATGAAATGGTTTTTCGCTCTTGCCTATGTTGTACTTGCACCATTTGCCGGAACATTATCAGATAGATTCCCTAAAGGTCAAGTCATGCTAGTTGCAAATTTTATCAAATTATCTGGTTGTTTTATAATGCTTTTTTGCAACTTTTTGAGTAATCTGAATTCTATAAATTGTTTTATAATAATTATTTCATATGGGTTAGTTGGTATTGGTGCTGCTATCTACTCACCAGCAAAATACGGTATTGTTACTGAAATATTGGATCCAGAATCATTGGTGAAAGGTAATAGTTGGATAGAAGGTCTTACAGTTTTGTCGATAATACTAGGTACATGTCTAGGAAGTTATCTTTTATCATCTAAAATATCATACTATTTATTACTAAATCATTCTGTATTTAAATTTGCTACAAGTAAATCAGAAGCAGCTATTTTAGTTATATTATTAATATATTTGCTATCTGCAATATTTAATATATTAATTACAAAAACTAATATCAAATATCCGGAATCAAGTATTAATTTTAATAACCTAACTATCAATTTTTATAAAAATGTATCTACTTTATGGAAAGATAAAATAGGAAAAATATCACTTTCTGTAACTACAATATTCTGGGGGGTAAGTGCTAGCTTGCAGATAATTGTAATTGAATGGAGTCAACAACATTTAGAATACTCCTTAGATCAAACTTATGCCTTAATAGGAACAGTAGCTATAGGAACTATAATAGGAGCTATAATAGTCGCTAAAATTGTGATATTAAAAAAAGCACTATATGTTTTGCCAATAGGTATAATTATAGGATTAATAATGTTATTGATGCCTTTAATAAATAAATTATCACATGCTTATATATTGCTTCTAGCAATTGGTACACTATCTGGTTTTTTTGTTGTTCCACTAAATGCTATACTACAGCATAGAGGCAGGATACTTTTATCAGCAGGAAACTCCATTGCTGTACAAAATTTTAACGAACAATTAAATGTATTATTAATGGTTAGTATTTATACATTACTCTCCTGGATGCAAGTAAAAATAGATACTATTATAGTTATATATAGTCTATTAGTTATAATATCTATGTCTTTATTTACATACTGGAATCATAGAAACATTTCATATAGAAATATGTAATACAGACTAGAATTTATTATTTTTCAATCAAAGAAGATATCAACCTAAGGTCATTCCAAGATAACGGTTTTTCTTCAGGTTTCCTTAATAGATAAGCTGGATGGTAGCTCACAACAACTGGTATATTAGATTTTCTAGATTGAAAGTTATGAATCTTACCTCTCATATTTTTTATGCTTTCATCGCTACATAGAAGTGTATTAGCCGCAAACTTACCTAAAGCTAATATCGTTTTAGGATTGATAATGTCTATTTGATCCATTAAATAAGGAAGACAAGAATCTATCTCTTCTGGCCTAGGATTTCGATTTCCTGGAGGACGGCATTTTACAATATTAGAAATAAATGCATTAGAAAGTCGACTTATATTGATAGAATCAAGCATCATATCCAGTAATTTGCCCGATTTGCCTACAAAAGGCTTACCTTCAATATCTTCATATTCACCAGGGGCTTCACCTATTACCATACAATTAACATTAATTAAAACACCTGTTCCGAATACAACATTTTTCCTGTTATTACATAGAACACATTTTTTACAATTTTTAATTTTTAATTTTAATATATTAGCAAATGAGTCTGGCTTATCTATTAAATCTTTTCTATTATCAATATTCTTTTTACCAATTTCATTAACTACAATATTACTTAAATGTTCGCTCTTATAGTTATCGTCCAAAAGAGATATTTTGTTAATATTTGTTTTTTTATCGGTGAATTTAGAATAAATAGATTCTTCTATACCCATCTCTTCTAAAAGTAAACATTGAAATTTATTTAAAGACATATACTATAAGATTGTTTACTATATTTAGATATTTTTTTTCATTACTAAAGCACTGTTAACTTTACCATTTTTTGATAAATAATAACCTTTGCGATTGCCTATAGTATAAAAGCCGTGTTTCTTATAAAAATTAATTGCTATTGCATTTGATTCATCTACCTCTAATAAAATATTTTTTAATGAGTAATTGTTACAGATTTTAAAAC
It encodes the following:
- a CDS encoding ferredoxin--NADP reductase, whose product is MIVNLLNNNHSYSIQKIKNINEWVPGKLFSITLTKDKNFFFKAGQFTRIGFEIENHDNKEKNIIWRAYSMVSSPNEGDLEFYYVIVPNGQFSKILSKLDIDQTVFVRKQSFGFLTVDQFQKSNDNLWLIATGTGISAYISILKDNKTWDYFKKIILVHSVRKTEELTYQTIINKIKEKQSIIGNILNYVPITTKENTHNILHERLPIIIENGILEKKAEEILDCKSSSVMLCGNPAMLLDVRRILIERGFATKNSDDSKNLVMENYW
- the nth gene encoding endonuclease III, producing MNNNDACEKIFDRLERINPTPKTELKYYTDFQLLIAVILSAQSKDESVNYSTRILFSDYGTPELMLSLGILKMENLIRNVGLYHIKAHNILKTCDLIINKFCNKVPNTREGLESLPGVGRKTANVVLNVAFNQPTIAVDTHVFRVSNRTGIAKGKKLIDVENKLIRNIPNRYLHKAHHMLVLFGRYICVKRNPKCSHCPINDLCEYYKNI
- a CDS encoding bifunctional (p)ppGpp synthetase/guanosine-3',5'-bis(diphosphate) 3'-pyrophosphohydrolase, with protein sequence MTIEDSSIINVDRNLYIPVSPYTAIYDIPVKYIKNNIGFLSFFSVSNNKIVSTYRSSSIKYFINHNGIIKSMLLAMTLELRTILSRLLWRLQTFSYLVSKPRYKIIYDIEDMIFKMLYPDQYEEIALLFDSQKIERKLYIENTLSKIKHVLNRYGIKSEINGRLKHIYSIWNKMRIKNIDFAKLYDLSAVRIVVDDIKTCYIVLDIIHKLWNHIPEEFDDYISKPKANGYQSLHTVVIDKDNYLIEIQIRTYNMHNFAEHGLAAHWYYKKFRNISNIYP
- the pncB gene encoding nicotinate phosphoribosyltransferase; this encodes MIIDSLLDTDLYKFTMMQVVLHHFPSAEVVYRFKCRSIGVNLSSHIEEIQEEISHLCTLRFTDDELNYLEKFRFIKSDFIDFLRLFYLPKRCVSISNGSNNGEINITVNGPWLHTILFEIFILAIVNEVYFRNKDISLEEGRKRLMSKIDLVSKDNNLINFRIAEYGTRRRFSKLWHNEVVSTMKQYMGKNFIGTSNVMLAKRYDVSPLGTMGHEYLQACQALGPRLRDSQVFAFDIWAKEYRGDLGIVLSDVYGMEAFLRDFDTYFCKLFDGVRHDSGDPFLWGDRLLDHYSKNRVDCRNKTLVFSDSLTFPLAIRLLHYFSGRCRVTFGIGTNLTNDMGNNPLQIVMKMVRCNDQPVAKVSDSSEKIICEDPEYLSYLRKVFNLPLI
- the fdxA gene encoding ferredoxin FdxA yields the protein MTHVVTENCINCKYTDCVDVCPVDCFREGENFLVIDPDECIDCAVCVSECPANAILYEEDLPEDQKIFISINSELSKKFNSISRSKEPYYDADKWNGISDKLKLLKK
- the ligA gene encoding NAD-dependent DNA ligase LigA, producing MFQDIELLKYKIESLRRTIEEHNVHYYCYDSPIISDLEYDNLMCELLNLESTYPDLITKYSPTQRVGSSPLASFDKIEHSVPMLSLSNAFTSEDVDLFNKRVISLLRKKIEIKNDIEYFCDLKLDGLAVNIRYEDGVLAYGSTRGDGYIGEDVTSNIRAIKSIPLRLVGDVPKVLDIRGEVLMYKKDFENLNNNNIKNGERVFVNPRNAAAGSLRNLDSKISAMRKLRFFAYGWGNITDNNHPNKIIKLNHKTHESVLDWFVSLGLPVNKRYHKVVSGIDGILDYYKSIVKNRNFLPYGIDGVVYKVNSLNKQNILGYSSRAPRFALAHKFLAEEAVTQLVAIDIQVGRTGAITPVARLNPIFVGGVTVSNATLHNENEIRRKDIRIGDFVIIRRAGDVIPEVVSTVAELRPKDTIQFHMLDRCPVCDSAIKRIENEVTYRCTGGLCCPAQLKQGLHHALSRKAFNIIGFGKKLVDKLVDIGCIRSLVDVFRLTFSDLMNVELVAEKSATNLLKSIDSARKPSLSSFLFAMGIKHVGEATAVDISKRFRTIENIIFASFEDFLSVKDIGYKTAYSIRLFFSEKHNLDVISSLKSIDVYPLPEKQTKSNCKLEGKLFAITGKLPNISREEMIKYIESNGGKVTNHISKKINYLIAGESFGKKLEFAENNGIQVIDQEAFIKLIDL
- a CDS encoding RnfABCDGE type electron transport complex subunit B: MSTKELISIIDDSLPQTQCRKCGYADCMSYANAIVNKKANINLCNPGGNTVSKEISYKLKLKKIDENPDEKFEKLMVAYIEESECIGCTLCIKSCPVSAIIGSNKLMHSIVQDWCTGCELCLSVCPVDCIKMKSSGRTWNKEDAKIARERYEDTKKRTYDKSINKHSLMSDNYRNTKENDIDFHELDKKKLLIERILNKARNMRTE
- a CDS encoding BolA family protein; the encoded protein is MNNIKSDKIIELIKVRLSHLEPTYIDIRDDSSLHENHNNNSAGHYTIKIMSDKFINLSTIEQHKLVYKCLKDLIPFPIHALAINTKP
- a CDS encoding inner membrane-spanning protein YciB codes for the protein MKRITSDILPIALFFSTYMYTNDIYISTKVIVLSCIFQLAYIKFFQIKTNKIKVISNLIIIILGSTTIFLENDVFIKAKPTIVYWIIGLIILFYRLILKRDIIYTTLNNKIILPKKIWSYINKSFICFFIIMGFINIFIAFSGFFSEKEWVVFKIIGFPVLFTVLITIQFIFFKKYINNDDE
- a CDS encoding foldase protein PrsA, with the translated sequence MKKLIIMLFMLSITSAFSKNIATVDGVPITQNSVDQFIELLVAQGAQESDQLREQVKQELINRQILIKEAEKSDIPKRKDVQAEIDLAKNSIIVRTFLNEYINKHPISESSVKNEYDRLKKEQSIKREFKLSHILVDTENRANELLGIIKLDVNKFKNIAKENSKDTASAINGGDLGWGSLENYVKSFSDSIKDLSIGEIVQKPVKTQFGWHIIQLNDIRTVEFPDLDQVKPQIEEILKQKLISEYQKELRNKSKVNT